In the genome of Sphaeramia orbicularis unplaced genomic scaffold, fSphaOr1.1, whole genome shotgun sequence, the window ATTTTGACAGGTTGGACAGAtcgtggtgtgttcagggtccATGTCTCGCCACAGTAAACTGCAGAAGCAGGTCCTATCCCTGTACCGTCAGTTCCTTCGGTCCGCTCGTCACAAACCGGGTTTTGTCCAACGAATCCGAGACGAGTTCCGACAAAACGCCGCCATCAAGAAGACGGACGTCATGCACATCGAGTACCTGTACCGACGAGGACAGAGACAGCTGGAGACACTGAAGGACGACAACACCAAACAGCTGGGGACGTTTACTAAACAACCAGACAACAgctgacaacaaacaaacaaacaacagagacAGCTGGAGACACTGAAGGATGACAACACCAAACAGCTGGGAACGTTTACTAAACAACCAGACAACAgctgacaacaaacaaacaaacatatatgcCATAAGGTGAATCGTGATCAGTGTAAATGCTTTTGTTCCCATGTGTGGGCTCCACTGTTTAAATGCCTTTTTGTTTGGACTAGACCCTCATGgactatatatagatatatatatatatacatatatatatatatatatatgtgtgtgtgtgtgtgtgtgtgtgtgtgtgtgtgtgtatcctgcagttttttgtcacaTCCATAagtgtatatgaatataaaattaaaaaatgagattcacttgttttatttctcaacaTTCATTTTAACAACACAAAATCTGTCACAAATGGACATTTATACACATATGTAATATTTTAGACAAGTCTGGATGAATTATTACCATGAAATGTGAATTTAGATGACATGAAGTCTGGGAAATGTGTGGAAAAAAGCTTCTTCTACTAATTTCACATATTACACAGGGTGAATtttgacagaaacacacacacctagaagagagagagagagatgatcaGTAGTAGTGGAGAATAAACGTTCACACTTACTTCGATACAGTGTGATTGTCAGAGTGTGACAGACACACTGATGGATTTATAGGACCAGATGAAACcctaggtagacccatcctggaccagaacaggaccagactCTCCTCCCTGTCATTCACCCTCTTTTGTGTTTCTCTGGTGAATCCACTCTGGTTTTATCACTCAATCGTCTGTATCATGTTTCCTCTTCTGGAACGTGGTCAGAGTCAGTAGTGATCTAGTCTTTATCAGTTTCAGCTCTAGTCCTGCTCTCACCACTCAAACAAAGCCACAGTTTCTTAACATTTCCCATTGTTTGGCTGAAAAGtgctgtattttttctttttttacagatatGAGGTACATATATTTCTTCTTGctttttcaaactttttgttgtattttcctcCTCTGAACTACTGGAAGCTCACTTCCTAGTGGCAGCCATCTTGGATGTTTTGCGcttaaaaaaaactgcaggattaCAAACTGAGAACTTTGGACATTTAGCTCAGGAACAATATATGTTTGTAACTGAGTAAAAAGATGGTAGTGGCCCATATGTGGGAACAGGATGAAAGGATACAGTGTTGACCTTAGGGTTAGACTTAGGGTTAGGATGTGGGTCTACAGTCTGCTTtaagtccagggttagggttaggatgtgGGTCTGCAGTCTGCTTTAaatccagggttagggttagggttagagggttagtcCAGGGTCATCAGGTCACTGTTGGTAGGATTAGGCACCatttaaataaagttggattgattgattgattgattgattgattgattgattgattgattgattgattgattgattgattgattgggaAATGTGTCATCAATGCCTGGATTTGGCTCCACAGTCCACATGCGCCTGAACATTTTAAATTAAATGGATTAAGGAATGTCTAACGGCTCCTCcgtctatttgtttttttattccacaCCACATATTTAAACATGTTGGaggtttacatttttattgtcttgtaattACAATTTCACCAGACTCCCTTTGAAACTTTCTAAATTCTATCAACACGCTCTACTTTCTTGGAAACTTTGCTATACACAGTTTTTCTCCACATGAAGCTATTACTAGtaataatgaaaacattattgtaagaaagaaatcttttttctttttacagagcTGGATTGAaaaagacattattttcattaatgacCTGTTTGACAAAGATGGGAACttattaagatatgaacaattcatGACAATAAATGTGTTTCCAATTTCAAATAAAGAATACAACTATGAATTCAAAGCCTTCCCTAATGGAATGTTCTAACTAATGAAAAGTCATCATAGTTATCAAACATCACAGACAGATAAACCTGGTTGATTTAATTAATGCCATTAATATTTTTAGCTCCAGCTGTAATAACAAACATATGCACAATGCACTGCATGAAAAGAGGAACAtttctagtgatgtgacgttcacaaacgaatcgaatcttttgaacggctctttgaaatgaacgatgggaaccaagtctttgtaaagagctgttcattttttttatttatttttttttttaaaggagggagtgtctgattgcctgtcagtttagcatcactggggagggactgggcaggaggaaaaaaagagtgaactgagcatgtctgatggaaggagttaaaaaaaaaacaacagtttgaagagttaggtgagcagactggaggaggagcagctggaagactggaggaggaggaactggaagactggagggggaggagctggaagactggagggggaggagctggaagactggaagaggtggagctggaagactggagggggaggagctggaagactggaagaggcggagctggaagactggagggggaggagctggaagactggaagaggcggagctggaagactggagggggaggagctggaagactggaagaggcggagctggaagactggaggaggaggagctggaagactggaggaggaggaggaggagctggaagacttgaggaggaggagctggaagactggaggaggaggagctggaagactggaagaggtggagctggaagactggagagggaggagctggaagactggaggaggaggagctggaagactggagggggaggagctggaagactggaagaggtggagctggaagactggaagaggcggagctggaagactggagggggaggagctggaagactggaagaggcggagctggaagactggagggggaggagctggaagactggagggggaggagctggaagactggaagaggcggagctggaagactggaggaggaggagctggaagactggagggggaggagctggaagactggaggaggcggagctggaagactggaggaggtggagctggaaggctggagggggaggagctggaagactggaggaggaggcggagctggtagactggaggaggaggagctggaagactggaggaggcggagctggaagactggaggaggcggagctggaagactggaggaggagaaaaatgtaatgtcaatcatcacatgtagcctatttagtcattcaaacactggtgtttcaaaagaatgaaaaaaacatacaagagccagtctgttgaacgactcttttcaatgaacggctcttttcagtgaacggctcttttcagagGTAAAGCATTCTGGAATTCACCCTTCTCTTAAACTGAGTGGTTCAAAGCATGGACATGATCTTACAAATACTGGATTACAAACAACAGTAGAATTATACAGTTACAGATTTGACGTAACGTATTTTCCCTCCAACGCTAATTTGTCTCAGTTCTCTGATGTGGAGGAAATCTGTAACTTTAATCATTCTTACTCTGAAACTattctacacttattctttttatgtggacattcttctaatttctggtccaaaattgaaaaatatatcatatctaaaagtaataataagataactataacatcccaaaatgtaattccatattttaaacatgatattcacaatttagaatttgtagtaaatttgttcattttatttgtaaaatttcatatacataaaaataaatatactaaaacacacccaaattttaaaatcttcctattggaatttgaaaattatattaaatctttagaatttatccataattaaaaaaaaaaaaaaaaagaaaagaaaaaaaaaagctctaacaccctccatatttataaactattctttaatattgactgaactctctcttgcatttatttatttatatttttttagatttgttatttatttatttatttgcttactttttatgctattatttggatattatgttttgtatctttaaatctatgcattattttttaAACTTCTATGTTTAAATGcgttttcctttttgacatcttgtttgttcaaatttttgtactgtatactaaaatgttttcaataaagttgggaaaaaaaaaaaaaaacagtccacatGCGCGGGCACGGCGCTTCTAAGAATGTGCACGGCGACGTTCCAGTAAACCACGCCCACTGCCGGCGTAACGCTTGTTCAGTGAGTCTCGTGTCAACAGGAAGTGTGCGTCTGCCTCAGATTGTGCCGTTTCTTCTGTTTTTACCGGATAAATCCTGTTTAAACTCACAGTTTTAATCACAGACTCCAATTCGATGGCGTTCTTACGGTTTTAATTACCGTCTTTCTTTCGTTTTCGTCCTTTTTCGTCGTGTTCTCCGTCAGTTTTTCAGTCATGTCGGATTCAGGGACCTCCGGAGAAATGAGCACCGGCCAGTTAATTCAGCAGGTACACGGACCGTGAACGCATCATCCTGTTGGGGTTCAGTTTACGTTCATTTCAAATCTGGATCAACTTTCAATCATTGCTTTAGTTTTTGGATTTAATGTGAAACATGACATAGATATGTCcatttttaatgttattattattattattagtagtagtagtagtatttgttgttgttgttgttgttgtccagTCTGGTTCTGATCTTGGACAACTTTCATCACTGTCATGTCTTTAATTTCTGACCCATGACTTGGTCAGTGAATGTGTCATTACTGCTCTGACCTGTGCTTTGTTTTGGTgtgaatgacctttgaccttttgtcaTGTTGACCTGTTGTTCAGCTCATCCAATCAGCTGTGTCCGTCCTGCAGGTGGCGCTGCTGCGCTGGCTGTCCTCCCAGTCCAATGAAGACCTCCAAGTCCTGACAGCAGTGACCGGGGTCCGGGTGGCCAAGGACCTGCTGGACCGGGTCAGCGGGCAGAACCAGGTCCAAGCCTACAAGGTATCAGAGCTGGACTCGGGTCCACAATCCACATCCAGAACTGACCCAGATCCATGGAGgatagggcgtctcaaaaatcccttttctcttcagatcacggtcttatttaaaccagttaatctccaacataataataatagccccccccccccccaaaacatttcagcaaaatccatcaacgtttgaccccccccactgcaaagtatgaagggcccatcaaaaaatgtcaaaaaatgctGCTTTTAACTGCATTCCCATGCTGAATGGATCCTAAAGTGCCTGAAGTCCAGACCTCCACACTGCGTCAGCTGTGGGACCTGAGTCTGCTGTGGAACTaaagccacgtttccactacgtggaaccggctcagctcggctcagtattccctcagaccgtttccattccaggatactactgactttccagtacctggtcgtcatagcgatgcggcacgttatttctgtgttgtctgctcagagttgctgaaaactcactcgttgcctgttgtctggtctgaatgtttccgtcttccaccacagactgaagCTCCTGGACCAACCCTGGTCTAGTTtatctgttctcatgtggattaatgaacccacagatttactgtccactaacacATGTTTACGTAAAAAGGCGGGgcacagaaaactgtctgaccaatcagtggtctgcagtgtttacacgtcatggtttagtatctggtccccagtcctggaacctcagcagaggtgagaccaaaaaactagtaccaggtaccagatttaaggtcctttttcataatggaaacgcaaaaaggccgagtcgactCGGGTCGACTCGGGtcggtaccacacagtggaaacgcggcacaaGTCTGTTTGATCCAGAAGGACCAACAGAAACCAGAGCACCCGTGGCAACACAACTGTAGTACAGAGAACTGACTCAGAGGagcagaggacagacctggaaCCACACAGAAGGACCTACACCAGGAcaagggggtggggcctttaggccatggggGCGGGGCCTTTGGgggtggagtttacatgttctccctgtgtctgtgtgggttctctctggtcctgtggctcctcccaccatccaaacacatgttcTGATAGGCTAacaggttcatctaaatcccccacaggtgtgaatgtgacagtgtgtttgtctgtatatgttcagtctgggatgaactggtcacatgtccagggtaaaCCCCGCCTTCagccctgtgtagctgggataagctccgcccccatgaccctagtgaggataaagcaggttcagaaaatgaatgaatgaatgtgtggtAGCTGTCTGTGTTCTGCTGCTGCAGACAGGTGTTCAGGACATCCCAGATGATGCCAGTGCACCCATGGATGGAGCCCACAGAGGGAACagggttccacagagggaacaggGTTCCACAGAATCAAACTACCAGAGTTTAAAAGAATGAAATGGAGCAGAAGCTCTAGCGTCAGTCACATGTGAGTTAAGTGTGcagtgcacatgtgtaaaagtctGTCCAGAtgatcagaaccatgtcatcattaaTGTCTTCTTAAATCTTGTATTTATCTTTGTTATTTCAGCGTTCATCTGTATTTATCTGGAACTCAAACCTGTATTTTACTAAAAGGGGGTTTAGAAAATAGATattgtgttcaactagatttactgtcCTCAACTTCTTTCTATGTCCAGTTTTTAGCCGATAATTGAGTTATTTGACTTAAAATCCCCTTATTTTCACTTCTATCTCAGCTGATACAAAAACCTGTGGAGGTGATTTTACAGGGACGctggaaaataccagaaaaagacaTTTGTGGACACTTCAGACCTGATTATATGggattttctgggttaaaatcaGTGATTTTGCcgttttttgatgggcccttcatactttgtggtggtgggggggtcaaacgttgacggattttgctgaaatttttgggggggctgttatcatgttggagatgaactggtttaaataacatcatgatctgaagagaaaagggaTTTTGGAGACGCCCTACTGTAAGACGTCAGAGTCTGGTTGTTTTTGTGGTGGTTTTGGTCGGGGTACGGTGTCCCTCCAGGTTCATGGCGTCTGGTGTCTTTTTTCACAGACTCAGTGCGTCCTCGCTGTCGCAGACTTCGTCCGTCAGAATCCCGGTGCCTCCCAGGACCAGATCAACGCTGAGGTGGAACAGAGGGTCCAGACCTTCGCAGCCCAGGTCAGAGCCCTGGAGGATAGACCGCTGTTCTGAGGACCaagaccacagaagaagaaccatcagacaccacagaagaagaactattaaacaccacagaagaaccatctgacaccacagaagaagaaccatcagacaccacagaagaagaactattaaacaccacagaagaaccatctgacaccacagaagaagaaccatcagacaccacagaagaagaactatTAAATACCACAGAAGAACCatctgacaccacagaagaagaaccatcagacaccacagaagaagaactatTAAATACCACAGAAGAACCatctgacaccacagaagaagaaccatcagacaccacagaagaagaactattaaacaccacagaagaaccatcagacaccacagaagaagaaccatcagacaccacagaagaagaactattaaacaccacagaagaaccatcagacaccacagaagaagaaccatcagacaccacagaagaagaaccatCAGACGCCACAGAAGAAGAACCattaaacaccacagaagaaccatcagacaccacagaagaagaaccattaaacaccacagaagaaccatcagacaccacagaagaagaaccatCAGACGCCACAGAAGAAGAACCattaaacaccacagaagaaccatcagacaccacagaagaagaaccattaaacaccacagaagaaccatcagacaccacagaagaagaaccattaaacaccacagaagaaccaTCAGACACCACAGAAGAAAAACCATTAAACACTACAGAAGAACCACCAGACACCACAGAAGAAAAACCAtcagacaccacagaagaagaaccatcagacaccacagaagaagaaccattaaacaccacagaagaaccatcagacaccacagaagaagaaccattaaacaccacagaagaaccatcagacaccacagaagaagaaccattaaacaccacagaagaaccatcagacaccacagaagaagaaccatCAGGTCTGAACAGACAAACATGACAGAAGAAGGAAGTGACTAAATATGGGGCCTTATTTGATGGtgatggttcagtttgtttgtttgttttctgttcagttaaaatAAAACTGTTTCTGAACCAAACCTGTGACTGAGTCTGAATTAGCATGTGTCCTCTGTGTCCTCTGTGTCCACTATGGCCActctgtccactgtgtccactatgtccactgtgtccactatGTCCACtttgtgtccactgtgtccactctATCCACTCTGTGTGAActctgtgtccactgtgtccactctgtccactatGGTCACTCTGGACactgtgtccactctgtgtcCATTATATCCATGGTATCCACTCTGTGTCCACTatgtgtccactctgtccactatGTGTCCACTCTGTGTCTCTTTCTCAGTTTGACTTTCAGGGTTTATAAAAC includes:
- the sdhaf1 gene encoding succinate dehydrogenase assembly factor 1, mitochondrial, which produces MSRHSKLQKQVLSLYRQFLRSARHKPGFVQRIRDEFRQNAAIKKTDVMHIEYLYRRGQRQLETLKDDNTKQLGTFTKQPDNS
- the LOC115416521 gene encoding proteoglycan 4-like; its protein translation is MSDSGTSGEMSTGQLIQQLIQSAVSVLQVALLRWLSSQSNEDLQVLTAVTGVRVAKDLLDRVSGQNQVQAYKTQCVLAVADFVRQNPGASQDQINAETAVLRTKTTEEEPSDTTEEELLNTTEEPSDTTEEEPSDTTEEELLNTTEEPSDTTEEEPSDTTEEELLNTTEEPSDTTEEEPSDTTEEELLNTTEEPSDTTEEEPSDTTEEELLNTTEEPSDTTEEEPSDTTEEELLNTTEEPSDTTEEEPSDTTEEEPSDTTEEEPLNTTEEPSDTTEEEPLNTTEEPSDTTEEEPLNTTEEPSDTTEEEPSGLNRQT